The genomic region TTTACCAAATAAAATAACCTACACTCAATAGGTATTGATTGCTTTCAATGCTGTTACTTCCAGTTATAATATTAGCTCCTCTTTGGTATTTTAGGTCGACTGTAAACTTCTTGATATCAGCACCAACACCTGCTTGCCAGCCCCAACCAAAATCATTTAATTCTAAATTACTGTCGAAATCCGCAAGGTTATCTCTAACGGTTTTTTGAGCAATTACACCCCCAAAGCCTCTTACAGCAATTTCGCCAAGGCTGAAACGAGCACCTAATAAAATAGGTACTTCCACTCTATTCGTAATTAATTCTTGCTCAACATCATTGTATGATAATGTGCTTCCGGCATTAGTATAATTTGCCTCAATTTGTGCATAGATGGGAAGTACAGGAATATTTGCTCGTAACATTATACCTCCTTCCCAAGATTGTCTTGTATCTGTATTAATTCCATGATTACCGCTGATTGAAAAATCAGACATACCCACAGCAGTTTTAACACCAAAATTTAAGAGTTTGTCTTGTGCATTAGCAAATTGATAAAACGACAAAGAACACAGGATAATAAAAAAGATTTTTTTCATTTTGTAAGATGATTAATGATTAAAAATAGGTTCATTTAGGACGTAAAAAGCCAGGCCATAAATTATATGGCAGAAATTTTACAAGAAAATGATGATTTATATAATAAGCAGACTTATAAGTCTAGCCACTCTTTAAATGCTTTTACTCGGTCTCGACTAACAATGATCTCTTCATCAGGTGCATTTACCTCTACTTGCAATCTAGAATTGAACCATGTGTTGATCTTAGAAATACTATTTACATGAATGATATATTTTCTGTTTACCCTAAAGAAAGTAGTAGGGTCAAGTTCAGTTTCCAAAGTGGTTATACTTTTGTCAACTGGGTATTTTCCATGATCAAACAGGTGTATAAAAGATAAACTGTCTTCATATTTGATGAATGCAATTTGTTCAATGGAAATACTTTTTAATTGATCTCCAATATTAATGAGAAACCTTTGTTTGTATTCCTTTTTATTCGTTGTACTTACTTCTTTTAAAACCTTTTGATTGGAAGTCTGAAATAGGTTACCATAACTAATAAATTTGTCAATGACCCTTTTTATATCTTTTAA from Flammeovirga agarivorans harbors:
- a CDS encoding LytR/AlgR family response regulator transcription factor yields the protein MNVLIIEDEIHTAQRLEKLITQYDPQINVVDKVESVEDSIQWFQENKAPDLIFQDIELSDGNCFQIYDTVDVDVPIIFTTAYSEYALKSFQLNSIDYVLKPYDLKDIKRVIDKFISYGNLFQTSNQKVLKEVSTTNKKEYKQRFLINIGDQLKSISIEQIAFIKYEDSLSFIHLFDHGKYPVDKSITTLETELDPTTFFRVNRKYIIHVNSISKINTWFNSRLQVEVNAPDEEIIVSRDRVKAFKEWLDL
- a CDS encoding outer membrane beta-barrel protein, whose protein sequence is MKKIFFIILCSLSFYQFANAQDKLLNFGVKTAVGMSDFSISGNHGINTDTRQSWEGGIMLRANIPVLPIYAQIEANYTNAGSTLSYNDVEQELITNRVEVPILLGARFSLGEIAVRGFGGVIAQKTVRDNLADFDSNLELNDFGWGWQAGVGADIKKFTVDLKYQRGANIITGSNSIESNQYLLSVGYFIW